In the Gymnodinialimonas sp. 202GB13-11 genome, one interval contains:
- a CDS encoding RsmB/NOP family class I SAM-dependent RNA methyltransferase has protein sequence MRPEARYAAAIEVLDAWQDGMAAEQALTRWARGARYAGSKDRAAVRDHVYDVLRRKNSCAAHGGGETGRALILGLLRLGGVDPALIFSGEGHAPSKLSPSEETAPRNLDIEPLDVKDWMLLELDDQRIEDQRTLLAAMTSRAEVWLRVNTRKASPAVSIDMLQSEGVLCEPHGNLPAALRVTDGARRVRHTQAYSEGLVEVQDLSPQMAIARLDLPQTGRVLDYCAGGGGKALAIAAGTEASIFAHDAIPRRMADLPARATRAGVSIEQIAPSDLGNHAPYDLVVTDVPCSGSGTWRRDPEVKWRLTPERLAELVAVQAGILDEAAALVAANGQLVYMTCSLFRAENDAQIDGFLARRPGWICTARHFDTPLTASDGFFSAVLARKTDSPDA, from the coding sequence GTGCGACCAGAGGCGCGATATGCGGCGGCCATTGAAGTGCTTGACGCTTGGCAGGATGGAATGGCTGCCGAGCAAGCCCTGACCCGTTGGGCGCGCGGCGCGCGCTATGCCGGGTCGAAAGACCGCGCGGCTGTGCGGGATCATGTCTACGATGTGCTGCGGCGCAAGAACAGTTGCGCGGCTCACGGGGGCGGAGAGACGGGGCGCGCCCTGATCCTCGGGCTGCTCCGATTGGGTGGGGTCGATCCTGCCCTCATATTTTCGGGTGAGGGGCATGCCCCATCTAAGCTAAGCCCGTCTGAGGAGACCGCGCCACGCAATCTGGATATTGAGCCGCTCGACGTAAAAGACTGGATGCTGTTGGAGCTGGACGATCAGCGTATCGAAGATCAGCGTACGTTGTTGGCTGCGATGACCTCGCGCGCGGAGGTCTGGTTGCGCGTCAACACACGCAAAGCCTCTCCCGCGGTTTCCATTGACATGCTGCAAAGCGAAGGTGTGCTGTGCGAGCCTCATGGGAACTTGCCTGCGGCTCTACGTGTTACCGATGGTGCACGTCGTGTGCGGCACACGCAGGCTTATTCCGAGGGGCTTGTAGAGGTTCAGGACCTCTCCCCCCAAATGGCCATCGCGCGGCTGGATCTGCCCCAGACAGGCCGGGTGCTGGATTATTGCGCAGGTGGGGGCGGAAAGGCGTTGGCCATCGCTGCTGGAACTGAGGCCTCCATATTTGCCCATGACGCGATCCCTCGGCGTATGGCTGATCTGCCGGCGCGCGCCACACGGGCAGGGGTAAGCATCGAACAGATTGCCCCGTCAGATCTGGGAAACCACGCTCCCTACGATCTTGTCGTGACGGATGTGCCCTGCTCAGGCAGTGGCACATGGCGGCGTGACCCGGAGGTGAAGTGGCGACTGACCCCGGAAAGACTCGCTGAGCTGGTCGCAGTGCAAGCGGGCATACTGGACGAAGCTGCGGCGCTAGTCGCCGCAAACGGTCAACTCGTCTACATGACCTGTTCGTTGTTCCGGGCCGAAAACGATGCCCAAATCGACGGCTTCTTGGCGCGGCGCCCAGGCTGGATTTGCACCGCACGCCATTTCGATACTCCGTTGACGGCCTCGGACGGATTTTTCTCCGCCGTTTTGGCGCGTAAGACAGACTCGCCAGACGCCTGA
- the guaB gene encoding IMP dehydrogenase has protein sequence MEIREALTFDDVLLVPGKSSVLPSDADTRTQVTKTIALNIPLLSSAMDTVTEARMAIAMAQAGGMGVIHRNLDIEAQAREVRRVKRFESGIVYNPVTLTADQTLADAKALAERYGFSGFPVVDENRRVLGIVTNRDMRFAEDDATPVRVMMTADDLAVLREPADRDEAISLMKARRIEKLLVTDADGKLTGLLTLKDTEQAVLNPQACKDPLGRLRVAAATTVGDAGFERSEALVDAGCDLIVIDTAHGHSEGVAHAVERVKGLSNEVQVVAGNVATAEATKALIDAGADAIKVGIGPGSICTTRIVAGVGVPQLTAISDCANEAIKSGTPVIADGGIKFSGDFAKAIAAGAHCAMVGSMIAGTDESPGEVILFQGRSYKSYRGMGSLGAMARGSADRYFQKDAASDKLVPEGIEGQVPYKGSAGTVIHQLIGGLRAAMGYTGCATVDEMRQNCNFVRITGSGLKESHVHDVQITRESPNYRAG, from the coding sequence ATGGAGATTCGCGAGGCCCTCACTTTTGACGATGTTCTCCTTGTGCCGGGCAAAAGCTCGGTCCTGCCATCGGATGCTGATACGCGCACGCAAGTGACGAAAACCATCGCCCTGAATATCCCGCTGCTGAGCTCCGCGATGGACACGGTGACAGAGGCGCGGATGGCGATTGCCATGGCGCAAGCTGGCGGTATGGGCGTGATCCACCGCAACCTCGACATCGAAGCGCAGGCGCGTGAGGTGCGACGGGTGAAGCGGTTTGAAAGCGGGATCGTCTACAACCCCGTTACGCTGACTGCGGACCAGACTCTCGCTGACGCGAAAGCATTGGCCGAGCGCTATGGGTTTTCAGGTTTCCCGGTTGTTGACGAAAACCGCCGCGTGCTGGGCATTGTGACGAACCGGGACATGCGATTTGCCGAAGATGATGCAACGCCTGTGCGCGTGATGATGACTGCGGATGACTTGGCCGTTTTGCGAGAGCCTGCCGACCGGGATGAGGCGATCAGCCTGATGAAGGCGCGCCGGATCGAGAAGCTGCTGGTCACGGACGCGGACGGCAAGCTGACCGGGCTTCTGACACTGAAGGACACCGAACAGGCCGTGCTGAACCCTCAGGCCTGCAAGGACCCCCTTGGCCGGCTGCGGGTTGCCGCGGCCACGACGGTCGGGGATGCCGGTTTTGAACGGTCCGAGGCGCTGGTCGACGCGGGCTGCGATCTGATCGTGATCGACACAGCCCATGGCCATTCCGAAGGCGTTGCGCATGCGGTTGAGCGGGTAAAGGGTCTGTCGAACGAGGTACAGGTGGTTGCGGGTAATGTCGCTACCGCTGAAGCCACAAAAGCGCTGATTGATGCGGGGGCGGATGCAATCAAGGTCGGAATCGGGCCGGGTTCCATCTGCACGACACGCATCGTGGCAGGTGTCGGCGTGCCGCAACTGACCGCCATTTCGGATTGCGCAAACGAGGCCATCAAGTCCGGCACGCCCGTCATTGCGGATGGCGGTATCAAATTCTCCGGTGATTTCGCGAAGGCCATCGCGGCGGGCGCGCATTGTGCCATGGTTGGCTCGATGATCGCAGGCACTGACGAGAGCCCGGGCGAGGTGATCCTGTTCCAAGGCCGCAGCTACAAATCCTACCGCGGCATGGGAAGCCTTGGCGCCATGGCGCGGGGCTCGGCGGACCGGTATTTCCAGAAGGATGCGGCCAGTGACAAACTGGTGCCTGAGGGGATTGAGGGGCAGGTGCCGTATAAGGGCTCTGCCGGCACGGTGATCCACCAGCTAATTGGCGGTCTGCGGGCGGCCATGGGCTATACCGGCTGCGCGACTGTCGATGAGATGCGTCAGAACTGCAATTTCGTGCGTATCACGGGATCGGGCCTTAAGGAAAGCCATGTGCACGACGTTCAAATCACACGCGAAAGCCCGAATTATCGTGCTGGCTGA